From the Sylvia atricapilla isolate bSylAtr1 chromosome 12, bSylAtr1.pri, whole genome shotgun sequence genome, the window TAAAAATGCAGGGTTATtacaaaatactgcatttccaaaggaaaacttTGCCATGCAAGAAGACATTAAACTCCGTGTGTGTGAGATGACAgagtaaaagcagaaaactggaaagaatGCATTTTAGAAAATGATGTAATTTATACTGCATATATTGTAAATGCTGCTAATCTGAACAGAACTGAAGACCCTTTTTCCTTACTGTTGCAgaacaagaacagaaataaaacaaaaatgaacacTCAAAAGGTGCAGAAAAATCAGTGTGGTAAGTTACCtaatataatttttctgtatCAATTTTACAAAGTTGTACTAGACTGTGATAGACTTGTTGTGGGGTGGTGAGCAGTTgggaaaatgtgctttttcctAGTTGCCAAATTTTGAATACTGTATTGCATATGCAAACAGTCGATCAAATAACAAACCTACACGCAGTGAATCACGCCACTACAAggtcacttttttatttttaatttgctaataTTTATCCacattttaattgtattttaactTCTTTGGGGACCCCTAAATCTTGTGAGGATTTACAACAAACAATACCTTCTGTCGTAATTAGAAATAGTTGTCAAATAAGTCTTTTAATTATACCCCAAAGACTAACAAACATATTTTCCAAGTCTATTTATCCACCTAGGGTTGTATGTAGGTCCCCAGAGACTATTTTGTCTTGTGTCTCTAACCAGCTGATAGAGGGCTTTGCTGCTGTGGTGCACGATTTATGTCTCTTGTGACTCGGTACCACAGATTAGCCCTGTGCTCTTTGACTCTTTCCTTACTATTCCATAGATTTTCAACTGTATTTGcactctgaatattttaatggtTGTGTATTATTTACACTTAATGCACCTTGCAATTGTGAATTTAACATTTAGTAGTTTAGTCACACTCCGTAAGAGTTATTAGTGACTAAAGGTGAGAAATATTAAAAGGAGGCTGTTACTCTACAAAGGAAACCATGCTCTAATAACAAACTGtggacagaaatatttctgggttTATTGTTTGTGGGTGAATAGAAGCGATGTAGCTCCATTTTGGCtcacttttccccctttttttaaaatacatgtacaTGCTACATTTTGGACAGATTTATTCTAATACTGACTAGATTAATAGATAGAAAATATAACAATTTTATTGaattgttttgtgtttgctcCTAGATGTGAAAACAGATCTGAACTTACTGCTTGAATGCCTTAAATATCAGATGGACTGCCCTCTGTCTCAAAAAGAGGCTTTGATCACTATCTATTCCATTTGCCAACAAAACAGTAAGAAAGGCTTTTCCTTAGAAACAGTGCAGTCATTTATGTACACCATGTATGTTAAGAAACTGGTGGGCACtggaaaaattttttttaaaggatataaGGTTTGAGATGTTGGAAAAGTCTTAGAAGCCTTTCATTttgcagagaaacaaaaggaaaagtttctgttcttttttcctcttgtagGTGAAGCAAGTGAATATTTTCGAGAAATTGGTGGTTTGATGTTTATAAATGACCTTGCCAAGTCGAGTGTTCATTGCATCGTAAAGGAAGCAGCTTTATTTACATTGGGGATTATTATAGAGAGTAatggtaataaaaataatgtttttctatttctggGTGCGTTATGGTCCCTGTCATTACTTCTGCTTGGTCTCACAAAATGAGGCTACAAGATTGTCAGTTAGAGCAAGGGGCAGTGAAGGTGCCCCAGTTGCACTCTCCATCCTCAGATTTGATCAATGCCTTGTTGATTTGTGCACACAGGGTGTCTTTAAGTTACCAGACACCTGTACTCATCCTCTCCCTCAGCAGCAAGTGTAAAATGATTCCTGGATTGTTCCAAAGCTTGCCAGGGTCCTGGGTGGTGTTGAGCTCATTGCAGAGGGAAGCCCTCAGTCACTTCCTAGCCCTGCCTTGTCTCCACTCCCCACATACTGGCCACAACTGAGACTTAATAATTTAGGATTATGAGTGGCTTACTTTGGGACTTAATggttttcactttctgttttcagtgtatTGTCAACAGACTTTGTGTACTTCTGCGTTGTTTGAAgacctcattttatttttaattaaaaaggatTCTGGTGTGAACTTGAAAAGAATGTCTGTTTATGTCATCTTAGTACTGGTTTCAAATAATAgtaagttgggtttttttctgtgttacagcAACACTCTTTTTTCTATTTGCCAATCTGCAGTACAAAATTTGGAACATTCAATAAGTAATGTTTTGATGCAGTTAACTTACAAAGATGAATGTTTGCATGTAACTGAACCTGAATTGTCTAAGTAGGTCATTGCTCACTGGGATTTCCTTAAACAGCAGAATGTGGTTTAGCTCTAAAAGTGTAGTTTGCAAATGCAAACCCATAATTTCTGAGAGTTTATAGAAAAAGAGAGACATAGAAATGTTATTTACCAATATGTTGATATGATTTTGTATTTACTAATGGGGATGTGCTTGGGCAAGGGGATGTATGTATGTAAATTAAACTTGATTCTAAGATTTTATCTGCAGTAGCATTTGTCTCTGGGGTCTTGTGTGTGTTCTCTTTTAGAAGATGGGCAAACCTATGTCAGAGATACAGGCTGCatcagcctgctgctgcagttatTCAGGTAAACAGGGTTGCAATTCAAACAGACAAATAATAGACTGGTTAGCAGCTGTTTCCTTGACGCTTTGGGACTTGTTTGCATTGTCCTGAACAGAACAACTCTCCACAACTCTGAGAAGAATCTGTCAGATGAAAACACTGATCCCTGCTATCAGCTCTGGTCCTCAGTGTGCAGCACTCTCTGTGCCTGCGTGAACAACCCCCAGAATGGTACGTGTCGCTCTGAAAATTATATAAGAAGTTTAAAGATATTCTCTAAATTGGTAAAACTTTGgtttcatttttgctgttcaGCTGAAATTTCGTTTCATTGGATTTTGACTTGGggtaatttgtttttatttttccagaagatAATCAAAACATCTGCTGTTCAGCTTTTCCCTATGCCAAAGAGTGGCTCGAGAGTTGCACAAAACCTGAGATAGTTCGGCCTATTTGTTCATTTCTTGGTCTCACAGTTGCAAATAACTGTAAGTGCAACTCAAGCTTTACACAGTTTTGCATTTGATAAATTTAAACGTTTAATTAGAGagtaaaatggtttgttctttctTGTCAATCTCTGCAAAGTCATTTTCTATTCTTACAACTTTTGCTCTGACAACTGTATTCCACCATCTTTACTTACACTACACTATGCTCAAGTCCACAGATAGCCACAAACTGATTATATTTCAGAAGGTCAGTAAAGCTACTTGGAAGCTGTTTTGattaaaagtatttctaaataaaagtCAGTATTGCATGACTAAAAACAATGACTATATAGAATTCAAGCATATTGTTTGCCATTTGGGGGCACATATTAGGGTCATGTTTtcttgtaattaatttttatgcagTTACTACATTTTTTGGTGAAATGCTTAAATAATTTGCAGACTGTGTGGCTTAAatcacactttttctttttttcactaaGCATAtgtgcagaaatattttgtttctattgGAGGATTGGATACATTAGCCAAAGTCCTCCTTGAGCTCATGCATGATTCCTGTTCAAGTCACTCCAGCATGAAGCTTGCAGTGGTAGTAACAAAGACTCTGGATGCCTGCATTGCTAATAACTGTGagtgaaaagacattttttatctatggtaattttaaaatgcaatttttaaggTCTTGTGTTGGtggaaaaattatataaatggATGCTTAAAGACAATTAAGTTATATACACcccagtgatttttaaaattcaaaggTGTAAGTGGGGAGTGATTCAGTTCATCTGAGGTGGATTACTGTCCCATTGTTGCTAAAATAAGTACAGTGAAATTTAAACCctaatgaaaattaaagatgAGATGCTACAGCTGGTCCTGGGTGAGTAAAGCTGAGCTCTGGGCCTGGATTTGCCCAGTCAGTTTGGATCCTGAAGTCAGGCCTATGCCTGATTAATAAATTGTGTACCTTTAGACAGCTTTGGTAATTCAGAGGTGAAGCTGAACAAACGTGTTTCTCCACGGCACACCTCTGCTCTGGTTTGCTGCCTGGGTACTGCTCTCCTAATGAGGTCCTGTGTGTTCCATCAGGGGTTTGGAGAAACCTGTGATTCCTGATGAGCCTGTGCTGTGGCCATGGTTGGTGTATCTCACACTTCTGCTGTAAGGGCTTCAGATGGAAGTTGACAAAAGTTTAAAAGCATTAACCTGCTGTAGTTCTGAGTGTGGTTTTGGAGCAGTTGGTGCGTGACAGACTAGGCCTCAGCATGGATGGACTTCCAGTGGTGTTCCCCATGCCAGGAAGGACttgcctcctgctccttttATGGCAGATACTCTGTGTTAAAGCTTATTCAACTCTCTCTGGCTCCATGCTAGGACTGATAAAGGATGTGGAGAAACTTAGCAGGGATCTCCAAAACTTGCACAGTGCAAAGCCCTCGTTCCTAAGATCTTCTGCCTCATGCGCGTGGAGCGCAGGCTGGGAGGACGGGCAGGCTGGCtttgggagcagcacaggaggggtGGGGTAATCTCAACTGTtaaaggcagagcagggcagggctgagcaggccCAAGGCTTTGAGGGGTCTGTAGAGTTTCCTCAAAACCCAGTGTTTTATACTTGGATCATTCCTGTACACTCATTATctagtttattttccttcaattaTTTTAACAAACAGCTGCCATGGGTGTTGTCTTGGCAAAGTATCACACTgtgtcagagctgctgaagctgctgtcCAATGAGACACtgagcacaggagaaaaaatcaGTATTATTCTAACAATTGGACACTGTACTGAAGTTTGTGGTaagatttgctttttctttttcctgtctgtcAGATTCTCCTAAATTCTTATACACTGACTCCTCCAGTGGTGTCACTTCATCCAGACTGGAACATGAGGGAGAGTTCTATTAAATAATATGATGTCAATAttcggaaaaaaaaaatttctataaTGTTCcatctttaaattttaaagcgTGTTAGCAGGAAGTGTCTTTAGTGGCTTTGAAAAATAGACAGATATGCAGGAATTCAGAGCTGGACTTATGGATCACAGGGAGTAATTATTCCAGACCTGAAAACTGCTGCAATCCAGACATAGCAAGTGAATTGTCTTGAGCTTTCTTTTCATGGTCCTTGGCACATACAGCTTCTGTCCACTGCTTACAAGGCCAGTAATATTTGTAAAAGCCATGTAAGAGCATTGGTTTTCAAGACACATAAGTAGTAGGTAGccctgaaatgttttgttgtgAGGAACTTGGGACTTGCCCAAGCATATCTGGTAAAAATACAGCACTTCCCTTGGTGTTTTGTGGTAGTCAAGTAAATAGAAAGGAAGGTTCGTTTGTACTACAGTTTTTTCTCATGTATGTTTagataaacaagaaaaagggCTTATGTTCAAAAATTCTGGatagttttcttcctctgagtgcCAATAACATGTTCAATAATTAGCTCAATAGGTCATAAATATACTTCAACAGACGTTTTTTCATGAAGAATTATTGAAACAGGACTTaatggaaaatgtctttttaatagaaaaatggTTAAATCGCCAGAAAAAAGGTTTCTCTTAAAATATCAACTCggtcaaaataaaaatgtttaattttttgattcctttttttaaattagctttaaacaaaaaaaaaataaattagcaagTTGTCAGTTGTGTGAATAGATATGTGAATGAAATCACAATAAAAATTCAGCTAATTACATGATGAATGAGGAGGAACAGATTGGCTAGACCAGGATTAAActactaattttattttgctgattaTAAACATTGAGATTTTGATACTTCTGTATCTCAGGCCTCACAGAAATGTAGCATATCTACTCCAAGAGCAGGtaatggaaggaaagaaatacaggaGTCATTATTCAAATGTTTTAGGCCAAAGTAAATGAGTTTGGAACTCCATCCTGTAATTTGTCTCAGTCATCCTTCAgttttcttacagaaatgtgAGTTCTGGTCAAATCATCCTGTGTAATGTAAAGCtctcctgctgtcactgcagcaggctTGGGTCTGTactgaaaatctcttttttacAGAAACTTACAGAAAGTTGCCAGTATTTGATCCTTAAATTACTGTGAGGTTAAGGTGTGTGAGGCTGGAACCAACCTATTTTCCTTTACCATGCCCTATTCTAGAAGAAAACCAATGTGAGCTGCTTCAGAACAATGGTCTGCCACTTATGATTCACGTATTGACAGAATCTCAGGATGAGGAACTCATCAAAGCTGCTACTTTTGTGCTGCAGAACTGCAAACGAATGAGTAAGCTTGCTgttactgctttaaaaatgacAATGATTATTTCCATCCACGTTCTGCTAATTCCCTAAGTGATTTTAACTGTGGCAGCTTTGTAATTCTGTGTACTCCAAGAGATGTTTGGTTTCTGCACAGAAAGTGGCTTATTTGTCATCAAGAACTGACTTAGGCAGAAAAAAGACAAGTAAAAATTCCAACAGTGTTGCAATAATGCTTTTGAGAAATGCTTTGTCCACGTAGGGCCAGTTCTTAAAGCTTTCCCATCTAtgaattctgtgaaaaatatgAATGTTGTCTTTTAAAACCCAGTGGATACTCTCTTCCTGGGGATGTACCACTACAGAGAGAGGATAAACCAGGAGATAATCAAACCTGAAATCTGTGTGACTACATTATTTCTAATATTAAGAAatcttgatcttttttttttccctgaagtagATTGTATTTTTAGGTCCCctgtttcagttttttattaattatctGTACAACACAACCCATGAAACAGAGAGACCTTGGCCTCTAATCTCTAGAGCATGGAGGGTGTGCAATTACtaattaggaaaaaacaaacctgtgtCTACATTTTTGTGCTGCAAACACAACTGAGAGGTTTGTGTAAGATTGAGAGGGTGTGGGGATTTGTAGTGTCCATTAATATggaactgttttttaaaaaaaacagaggcTCATACTTGTAAAGAACCCAGAGTTAAGTcaatgaaaaagtaattttttttcacagcatcaTTCTGCAAACAGTTTATAGTAAGTATAATTGCAAGTTCATCTCTTGTAACTGCAGCTTATATTTCAAGTGTGTTAACATTTATGTATAAGTTCAAGTTTTATACACATtgttattttgcattaaattatTTGGGCTGATTGTCTAGAATataagaaatacttttttaaaagttatttgataaaaatttaaatattaatattgttttatattttataaagcTGAACAGTTGTCTCTGAAATTACATGATAACTCATTAAATGTGAACAATGCAGAAGAATTGGATGTGCAAGTCAGAAAAAGATGTCTACAAGACtactggaagaaagcaaaagaaattttacaCAGAATAAACTCGATTGAAAAAGAACATGATGAGGTTGGCCTATTTACCAAAGTAGGGTAAAATGAATCACATCTTTCCAGAGTTTAAAGAGCAAGTGAAAGTAAATCCTTAAGACAATTTCAATGtgagcaaaaaaacccaggaaaaacGTTGGATTTTTGTGAAACTACAACCTGCAACTTGTGTCATTATTATAGATCAGACCGAGTTACAAGTGTGCAGAGAATGGAGGCATCTGTATTGTATGAAGTATTCTAGTTTATTGTAAACCCAGATTTTCTATGAGATAGAAAAAGaagttgaatttattttcaattgcTGGATGTTCAAACCTGTAATTTTTATATGTGCATGCATGAAATGGCCAGGGTTGTACGGCTGTGGTGGGATAGATGATAAAGTGGAATGTGAACATAAGCTGAGATAAAGTTGTTTCATAGTTCCTTGTGCTTTAAAGCTGCTAAGTATCTGTGGGTTTGGAATAGCAACTCTATGGGTTATAGAGATGGCTCTTAAGTTCTAGCAGTGCCTTGCATTAGTAGCAAATTCAGCCTGAAATTAGCACTTAGTAAGTACCCCCTCAACACCTTCAGTGGCACTGCTGTCTTGTTGGCTCTCTGCTTAGTCAGGGGGTTTTCTGAAGCTTCTCTGGAATTTGCTTTACCCTCAGAGTTAGACTATCTAGTTAATCCTGTTactggatttatttatttaacatttttatggAGCTTACACAGTCACTAACCAGTACTTTTCAATACAGGAAAAAGAGCAAGTAGAAATATTTGTAGATGAATCTTCAGCAGCCAATTCTGAAGCATTGAAATCCCATGAAGTGAATCCTGTTGATCCAGAGAAGTGCGCAGAAAGAACACATAAAGATGTCTGTTGTCCACAGTTGACCTCCAAGTTGGATAATCAGGTTCTTGCTCCAcatgtaacttctgctccacgaaaaaatgaaacagtgaaGAGTGTGGATGCAGCTTCTACTAGACAAACTGAACAGAGGAACATTCCGTGTCCAGTTCCTGAGCTGCAAACTGACAGTGTACCTTCAAGTCTCAACATAAATGGAAAAACTGCTTGTGGAAATAATCGGTCTGGTCTTCAAGCAGGGTAGGAATCTTATACCTAAGCAGAAATACTAAGTTGCTTTTCTTTAGTCATTCCAAATTGACAGACTTTTAAATTATGTGTCACTAACTGTGCAgttttttcccagtggaaagACATCGCCCTTTGGTAGCCCACTAGAGATTGTTTTTGAGGTCACAGATCAAAGATTACAGTCACTGCAGTAACAGTGCTGCACTTGTACAGAGAGCCTCTTTCGGGGCATGTTTTAATGCCTTCAGCATTGTGCTGAAAATCATCCATGGCTTTTACCCCGAAGTTCTCACTGTTTATTTCAGGATAGgataggatgggatgggatgggatgggatgggatgggatgggatgggtaggataggacaggacaggacaggacaggacaggataggataggattaggataggataggataggattAGGATAGGATAGGGTAGGgtaggataggataggataaAGGGGAGGACAAAGGCAAGGCAAGGCGAACATGAAGGTGGAAGGCGCAAggtgggggggaggggaggggaagggaagggaagggaagggaagggaagggaagggaagggaagggaagggaagggaagggaagggaagggaagggaagggaagggaagggaagggaagggaagggaagggaagggaagggaagggaaggaaaggaaaggaaaggaaaggaaaggaaaggaaaggaaaggaaaggaaaggaaaggaaaggaaaggaaaggaaaaggaaaggaaaggaaaggaaaggaaaaggaaaggaaggaaaaggaaaggaaaggaaaaggaaaggaaaggaaaggaaaggaaaggaaaggaaaggaaaggaaaggaaaggaaaggaaaggaaaggaaaggaaaggaaaggaatctATTATAGTGATTGTAACAGATCAAGATTTAACCTACTGGTTTGGACAAAACCACAATAATTTCTGTAATGTGCCCTTGTTAAGGAAACAACACGTAGAGAACTGCtgggaaaaatactgaaaatggaGTGTCTGCAAAGTAGGGGGGGAAGTTTCTGCACCTCTGCTACTCTCTCCTCATGTTCCAGTGCTACCCTGCATGGGAAGAGAAAGGCTCGGCCCTGTCTAGTCATCCCTGTTCTCTTGATTGTTGCTCTCACACAAATgctacttttcctctttttcttttgctgcttgTGTCTGTCTTTCCTATTGATAAACCCAAAATTATTTATAGCCAACTTACAATGATAAATACAGATTCCACTCTCGAGTTTATATCTGGAATATTCCTCAACACAGTTAATGGAAAAGTATAAGCCAAACTACATTTTGGGTGAgctttatgttttgttttgggctttttgaGTTCCAcatttttattgtgcttttttttgtgtgtctggcTGCACCTTGCTCTGTGCAGTTTCCTGGTATTATATTGTTACTTTGCAACTACCACCAAGAGCCTGGATATTTTCCATGGTACTTTCAGGtaaattttgctttgctgctggttAGTTTAATTTCACAGCTTCTTTACTTGTTGGTCTGGGCTCTGATGCACAAAATGGTAAAAataccaatttaaaaaaaatctctctttttgaGTATGTGTTTGTGTGAACACAAGAGTTACTGTAAGGTAACCATGGATCAGACTCCTTGCTCCTGCAGCATTCAGAGGGAGTCAGGGACACAAAAATGCTCAATCATGGTATCATAGCAGTGTGTTGGTTGCATAGAAGTTAATTAgtgtaaaaaaagaagaaaagcaattacCTTTTAAAGCATTTGCTGCAAATGGTGAAGGCTACAGTTTTCTGAAGACTTTGTGAGAGCTTTATGTGCACTTGGTAATCTTTATGTGAATGTGAATTACAAATTACTCTGGAAACCATTGACAGGTCTGCACTCCCTGCTGAACAGACTGCAAGAAATGCCAATCCGATCTCTGGGAAACAAGTTTTAACATGCACTGATTACGTGCTGGGTGCAATAGGTTCAGTAACTTGGGATAATTAGAGTAATTTTTCTagagttttctcttttatatatttaatatggTTTTTTGTTGTACCCTTGgaatttgtgtatttatttgcaGGTAAATGTatgttgtttttattgttttatttgttttaatttgttccCATTTTGATCTTCCCAGTGAACAGTTATTTAAACAGCCAGCAGAGACTGTTAGAAATATGAAACAGACATGGACATCAGGTACAAATAACTATGCATATTCCTTCctgagctggttttgttcttaatgagattttaattagttttgtgTATGTTTATCACTACTTTTTATCACTTGTTTTGTATCATTAGATGACAGAGGTGCCTTGTGTGTAATATCCTTTAACTGGTCTGCATAGTGTTGGAATTTTATATTGTACACAATTTTACCACAACAACATTTATCCTACTTTCCTTCTAATACATATTTTAGctatcattttaaaaaatgattttaaCTATTCAAATGAATGTATCAGAGATGAAGTTTAGTGTTCAATCTGTACTGACCAGTGAAAGCCACTAATAGAAAATGCAGGCTTGGTCGTGTGCCTGTAAGGCTGGGTTAGAACCTGCCTGTGAGAGTGATTTTTGCCTGATGCTGTCTCTAAAGGGTGAACATGTGTTTAAGAGAAAAGTTTTTCAGATTCGCTTTATTCCTAGCCTGATACATTTATTTCAAGACTGGGATCTGTTCaatcaaatatttattcattatttagtttcctattaatttataaaattgcTAAGTGTTCATTAGATTAGAATTTGCCAGAATGGGAGCTCTACAGGTGACCAGCTGATCTCCAGATTACACCTGTTTAAACTGAGAATATGTATTATTCCAATATGTCACATTTTTCAG encodes:
- the TERB1 gene encoding telomere repeats-binding bouquet formation protein 1 gives rise to the protein MFVEANLFAFLSTSPGDTTTENKNRNKTKMNTQKVQKNQCDVKTDLNLLLECLKYQMDCPLSQKEALITIYSICQQNSEASEYFREIGGLMFINDLAKSSVHCIVKEAALFTLGIIIESNVYCQQTLCTSALFEDLILFLIKKDSGVNLKRMSVYVILVLVSNNKDGQTYVRDTGCISLLLQLFRTTLHNSEKNLSDENTDPCYQLWSSVCSTLCACVNNPQNEDNQNICCSAFPYAKEWLESCTKPEIVRPICSFLGLTVANNSYVQKYFVSIGGLDTLAKVLLELMHDSCSSHSSMKLAVVVTKTLDACIANNSAMGVVLAKYHTVSELLKLLSNETLSTGEKISIILTIGHCTEVCEENQCELLQNNGLPLMIHVLTESQDEELIKAATFVLQNCKRMTEQLSLKLHDNSLNVNNAEELDVQVRKRCLQDYWKKAKEILHRINSIEKEHDEEKEQVEIFVDESSAANSEALKSHEVNPVDPEKCAERTHKDVCCPQLTSKLDNQVLAPHVTSAPRKNETVKSVDAASTRQTEQRNIPCPVPELQTDSVPSSLNINGKTACGNNRSGLQAGEQLFKQPAETVRNMKQTWTSDQHSFCSEKTERVRSTSATSSSHKMADLRCLGCTAAGLSLNSKTFTKMLRSCLHRCEHHRVILEAEERYRGELRRLTAGNNSRSAAHHKMLLTPVKKDRLHKEIPTFRSQKDSFQSILLTPNRKDRSSERAEHSRNTRWTSNYNLTPACEKALQKTQDANLKRQRVKEMCSQKCQHLKESCTHSLDQDEGNETCSLAMSMRPLNKRRARKDFTTEEIKCLLKGVKKMGNHWNLILWSYPFQEGRTSVDLSKKYYRLKMQMEKAQKDINNII